One region of Chanodichthys erythropterus isolate Z2021 chromosome 17, ASM2448905v1, whole genome shotgun sequence genomic DNA includes:
- the LOC137005475 gene encoding transmembrane 4 L6 family member 1 isoform X1, producing the protein MILNSFLVSAKFSQTTWQLLALTGTIRTIYLLSASQRVEKGRTGELKETVWRTEEITEKIWFFPGVIGGGLLVFLPASVIRAAGLEGNCCANRCGMMLSMLMSVLGAAGALYCMIVSVVGLQDGPLCDTGDGIFIYPFLNRTTEGSYLSNQTLWIECERPQNVVLWNVVLFSILLSIGTLEAVLLLAQVVNGLIGCLCGTCMNENQQTQLA; encoded by the exons ATGATACTAAACTCTTTCCTGGTTTCTGCCAAATTTTCACAAACTACTTGGCAATTATTAGCCTTGACAGGAACTATTAGAACAATCTATCTCTTGTCCGCAAGTCAACGAGTGGAGAAAGGTAGAACAGGAGAACTCAAGGAAACAG TGTGGAGGACCGAGGAAATCACAGAAAAGATCTGGTTCTTTCCCGGGGTCATCGGGGGAGGACTGTTG GTGTTTCTGCCGGCTTCAGTGATAAGGGCTGCAGGGCTTGAGGGGAACTGCTGTGCAAACAGATGTGGG ATGATGCTGTCCATGCTGATGTCCGTGTTGGGTGCAGCTGGAGCGCTGTACTGCATGATCGTCTCTGTCGTCGGCTTGCAGGACGGCCCTCTGTGTGACACGGGAGATGGGATCTTTATCTACCCGTTCTTAAACAGGACTACAGA AGGGAGTTACCTTTCTAATCAGACCTTATGGATAGAGTGTGAGAGACCGCAGAATGTGGTGCTGTGGAACGTGGTCCTGTTTTCAATTCTGTTGAGCATCGGTACCCTGGAGGCTGTGCTTTTACTGGCACAGGTAGTCAACGGACTGATCGGATGTCTCTGTGGGACGTGCATGAACGAGAATCAG CAGACGCAGTTGGCATGA
- the LOC137005475 gene encoding transmembrane 4 L6 family member 1 isoform X2, whose translation MILNSFLVSAKFSQTTWQLLALTGTIRTIYLLSASQRVEKGRTGELKETVWRTEEITEKIWFFPGVIGGGLLVFLPASVIRAAGLEGNCCANRCGMMLSMLMSVLGAAGALYCMIVSVVGLQDGPLCDTGDGIFIYPFLNRTTEGSYLSNQTLWIECERPQNVVLWNVVLFSILLSIGTLEAVLLLAQVVNGLIGCLCGTCMNENQTQLA comes from the exons ATGATACTAAACTCTTTCCTGGTTTCTGCCAAATTTTCACAAACTACTTGGCAATTATTAGCCTTGACAGGAACTATTAGAACAATCTATCTCTTGTCCGCAAGTCAACGAGTGGAGAAAGGTAGAACAGGAGAACTCAAGGAAACAG TGTGGAGGACCGAGGAAATCACAGAAAAGATCTGGTTCTTTCCCGGGGTCATCGGGGGAGGACTGTTG GTGTTTCTGCCGGCTTCAGTGATAAGGGCTGCAGGGCTTGAGGGGAACTGCTGTGCAAACAGATGTGGG ATGATGCTGTCCATGCTGATGTCCGTGTTGGGTGCAGCTGGAGCGCTGTACTGCATGATCGTCTCTGTCGTCGGCTTGCAGGACGGCCCTCTGTGTGACACGGGAGATGGGATCTTTATCTACCCGTTCTTAAACAGGACTACAGA AGGGAGTTACCTTTCTAATCAGACCTTATGGATAGAGTGTGAGAGACCGCAGAATGTGGTGCTGTGGAACGTGGTCCTGTTTTCAATTCTGTTGAGCATCGGTACCCTGGAGGCTGTGCTTTTACTGGCACAGGTAGTCAACGGACTGATCGGATGTCTCTGTGGGACGTGCATGAACGAGAATCAG ACGCAGTTGGCATGA
- the LOC137005475 gene encoding transmembrane 4 L6 family member 1 isoform X3 — protein sequence MCTGKCAKCTGDLLFPLGLLAIVANILLFFPNGEVWRTEEITEKIWFFPGVIGGGLLVFLPASVIRAAGLEGNCCANRCGMMLSMLMSVLGAAGALYCMIVSVVGLQDGPLCDTGDGIFIYPFLNRTTEGSYLSNQTLWIECERPQNVVLWNVVLFSILLSIGTLEAVLLLAQVVNGLIGCLCGTCMNENQQTQLA from the exons ATGTGCACGGGAAAGTGTGCTAAATGCACCGGAGACCTTCTCTTTCCACTCGGTCTCTTAGCCATAGTTGCAAACATCTTACTGTTTTTTCCCAATGGTGAAGTGTGGAGGACCGAGGAAATCACAGAAAAGATCTGGTTCTTTCCCGGGGTCATCGGGGGAGGACTGTTG GTGTTTCTGCCGGCTTCAGTGATAAGGGCTGCAGGGCTTGAGGGGAACTGCTGTGCAAACAGATGTGGG ATGATGCTGTCCATGCTGATGTCCGTGTTGGGTGCAGCTGGAGCGCTGTACTGCATGATCGTCTCTGTCGTCGGCTTGCAGGACGGCCCTCTGTGTGACACGGGAGATGGGATCTTTATCTACCCGTTCTTAAACAGGACTACAGA AGGGAGTTACCTTTCTAATCAGACCTTATGGATAGAGTGTGAGAGACCGCAGAATGTGGTGCTGTGGAACGTGGTCCTGTTTTCAATTCTGTTGAGCATCGGTACCCTGGAGGCTGTGCTTTTACTGGCACAGGTAGTCAACGGACTGATCGGATGTCTCTGTGGGACGTGCATGAACGAGAATCAG CAGACGCAGTTGGCATGA